The Hyphomicrobium sp. 99 genome contains the following window.
TCCAGCAACGACGTCTCGCCTTCGAGAAATCGATGCACCTCGCTTTCCGGCATGCCGGCTCGTTCAGCAATGTCGTGCTCGACGATCTCATGGTGAACAATAGCAAGCCCCAATTGCTTTGCGAGGCCCACAGCAACTTCGCTTCCGCGCGTCGCCATCTCGCGCGTCATGGCAATGACAGCCATTGTATCCTCCATTGCGGCATCGCGTGCCGGAGGATGCGCTGGTAGGCCCAACGGCCCGCCAAGCAGCATTGCGGGTACCTTAGAACTCGCGCTTCGCCGCCCAATAGATCCAATCCAAAAAATTTTAGGCCGTTGTTTCCCCCCTCGCAACTCGTACGAAGTGCCTTGGCAAGGTTATTGACGCTCGCCCGGGCGGACCGCCCCACACACGCAATGGGCGTATTGCATTGCGGTAACGTGCGCGATTGATCAAATTTTTCGATTCAGGCTGCAGCGTCCTTGAACGCGTTCGACGAACAATTACCTCAAATATACCGATGCGAATTCCCATGATGGGACTCGCGATGTCAACCGGAGGAGGTTGGCAATGGATGCAAAGCAAAACATCACAAGCGATTGGCAGGACTCGGTCAACGTCCTGCTCGGAATTGTACTGTTCATCTCACCTTGGGCGCTAAACTACGTAACAGAAGGCAGCGCTGCACTGAATGCACACCTCGTTGGTGCCGTCATCACGTTGATGGCTCTGGCGGCTCTGTTTGCCTTCCGCGTCTGGGAGGAGTGGATCAGTGCCGTCTTGGGAGCCTGGCTGATCGTGGCGCCATGGGTGTTGAACTTCAGCGGCCATGCGGCCGCGACGCGTACAAGCGTGGTGATCGGCATCGCAGCAATCGTGCTAGCGCTGTGGTCGGCGAACGAGCACACCTCAGGGCATATGAGTGCCGGAGGTTGAGGGAGCGGCCCGTTCATAGGCATACCCCGTGGATGCCCTTATCGAGTCCCGAATTTCGAGTACGCGACCGAGACGCGCAAGGAGTACTTTCACGGTGAAAAGAAGCTGCTCGCTAACAGCGACCGCTGGGAGCGCGAATGATGTACTACGCCGACGAGAGATGCATCAAGTGTAAGACCACGGACTGCGTCGAGCTCTATCCCGTCGATTGCTTCTAAGAGGGCGAGAATATGCTCGTCATTCACCTCGGCGAGTGCATCGACTGCGGGGTGTGCCAACCAGAGTGCCCGGTCGATGCCATCAAACAGAACACCGGGCCTGGCCAACGAGAAGTGGCTCGAACTTAATCGCGAATACGCGCTGAAGTGGCCAAATATCACGGTCAAGAAGGAGATGCCGAACGATGCGCGCGCCCACTCGGAGGAACCAGGGAAATTCAAAAAATACTTTTCACCCAAGCCGGGTGAGGGCGGCTGAGCAGGTGTATCTCGGGAACATAAGCAATGACTGCTTATGGCCCGGAGCGGTCGAAATCGCCTTGTCCGCTAAATGGTGAGCGGCGGACGCGCCCGATCCACGCGTAAACCACACGTCCCATCTGTCAGTGAGCGTCCGTTTTCTCGGCCTTTCAGCCATTGCCTTCGCCCAATCGATGACGACTTCGATCCGCCCACGCACCCGAGACGCTGTTTCGGGCATCGAATGCCAAATAGGTTGTATGGCGTCGAGGACCATTTCGGTCGTGACTGAGGAGACCGCCACACCACCGAACTTCGGATAGAGATAGCGCCGGAGGGTGCTGTGCCATTGCTCACAATGCTTCGCGTTCTTCCAGCTCGGCTCGTGCGCAGCCATGTAGGCTTCGGCGCACTCCTTGAACGTCATCGATCGAGCTTTATCCGCCGCCGCTTCAACTTCGGCTTGTCGCCTCACCTCG
Protein-coding sequences here:
- a CDS encoding SPW repeat protein; protein product: MDAKQNITSDWQDSVNVLLGIVLFISPWALNYVTEGSAALNAHLVGAVITLMALAALFAFRVWEEWISAVLGAWLIVAPWVLNFSGHAAATRTSVVIGIAAIVLALWSANEHTSGHMSAGG